The nucleotide window TATTTTGTCAATGATCCTGCATGCTGCATATCGTCCCATTGCCGAGCGGGAGGGATCTGCGACGGGCTACAGCAGATATTTGACTGCGGCAAACCCGCCAACCAGCAGGAGCATCATCAGGGTGAACACGAGGCCGAGGCGCTTTTCGATGAAGTCACGAATGGGAGGGCCAAGCCAGTAGAGCAGGGCGGCCAGCACGAAGAAGCGCAGGCCACGCGCCACAATGGACGCCGCCATGAAGACCGGTAGCGACAGGCCCGTTGCGCCAGAGGCTATGGTGATCACCTTATAGGGGAACGGGGTCAGCCCTGCGATGAGGACGATCCAGACGCCCCAGTCATTGTAACGCGCGGTAAAGGAGGCGAACTTGTCGGCATAGCCGTAGAAGGCAAGGATGGGCTCGGCAACTTGCGTGAACAGCAGGGCGCCGATGGTGTATCCAAGTAATCCACCAATCACTGAAGCTACGGTACAAATCGCACCGTAGAACCAGGCCTTCTCCTTTTTTGCGATGACCATCGGCACCAGCAGGGTGTCTGGCGGGATCGGGAAAACCGAGCTTTCGACAAAGGAAACACCGGCCAGGGCCCAGGTGGCGCGACGGCTGCTGGCCAGCCCCATTGTCCAGTCATAGAGTTTGCGAAGCATGGGATTTCCCTTGCGCTGGTTGATGATGCGAACCGGTCCAGCCTGCGGTCTGACGCGCTTGCGTGCGTGCCTTGCCGTTGTTTGTGCCAATTCCGCGCGTGTTCAGCCTATATATGGGGGCAGATGGCTCCCTTTTTCCAGACCGGTCTAT belongs to uncultured Cohaesibacter sp. and includes:
- a CDS encoding YqaA family protein, with the protein product MLRKLYDWTMGLASSRRATWALAGVSFVESSVFPIPPDTLLVPMVIAKKEKAWFYGAICTVASVIGGLLGYTIGALLFTQVAEPILAFYGYADKFASFTARYNDWGVWIVLIAGLTPFPYKVITIASGATGLSLPVFMAASIVARGLRFFVLAALLYWLGPPIRDFIEKRLGLVFTLMMLLLVGGFAAVKYLL